TCCTTTTCTCCCGTCATTTTTTTATAGGTTCGGGTAACGGCCGATTCGAGTGAGATACGAAAAGTAGTCGGTTGATACTCGGTTGGCCCAAATTTGGTTGACCTCGTGCACGTGCTTCTCCGATGATGACATCATCATTGGTCAGTGACGTTCGAGGAACGTTGAAGGGttcaatatggctgccgtgGCCGGTAATATGGATTACGGAGAAGTTTTAATTTCGTTAGAAAATTGTATTTTGAGTGAAGATCATATAGAAAAAACACCTTCAGTTAAAGATGGGTTAGGCAAAGAAGTAGAAATTGATCTTCGAATTGTAGGATGCGAGTATATTCAGATAGCTGGCATCTTGCTGAAGCTTCCACAAGTGagttcttttcaaaatctccAGTGACTTTCAACGGTTGATATATTTTAGAACTTTGAGTTGAAAGTGTTTGCTTTGAAACCTTCAGGTAGCTATGGCTACAGCACAAGTGTTATTTCAACGCTTTTACTACAGTAAGTCGTTTGTTAAACACGACGGAGAGGTAAGTCCGTGTTTGTGCATACTTCCTCCATAGCTTTATAAGCTTAAGCTTGATTATTATCCCATTGCTTTGTTTTCCACTCTCAGTTAGGTGAAATGTTAACCCATCACAATATCGCTTTCTAAACAGACAAACTATATAATCTTTTTTTCTCTAGAAAGAGAAACCTAATCAAAATGTATTAATTGTTCGAGATTTACAGCGGTGCCATTCGCAAAGGCTCTACTTTTCTTTTAGCTGTAGATGACCTCAAAAATAAGATACTTTTCGTTGCGTCAGAGCACTTTCAGACGAAAAAGTTGTAAATCTAATAGGCATGGTATGTTTGCCAAACCTACCCTCTTCATAATACTTTGTTTCAGATTTATGCTATGGCAAGTATCTTTCTTGCTGCAAAAATCGAAGAACATCCGAGAAGAATCCGTGATGTGATTAACGTCTTTCATCACATAAAGCAGAAAAGAAATGGCAGGTAAATATATTACCTTATGGTTGCAAAAGGTTGGAGATAAGAATTCTGAGCCGTAGAGGGGTCCACAATCGAATACAATTTTTTTGGAGCAGTTGCAGAATACTCATCTACCTGGAAGCATTACTAACTAACCTTTTCACCGCTGTCCTGTAGTCGATGAATGTGAATATCATAAGAGTTAactcaaggctgttgcctaacaggagcctgatagcctggggctcccaaagaatagctctgggtgccttaatttttcacagcaacacctttcacttcatatgttgggctcctaagttctcagcgtttagctctgagggcccctttaaaattttcttaggcagcagccttgtaacTCCAAGCAGTAAAAACagactgccaccgcggtccacAGTCCTGTAGTCGTTGAAAAAGGGTAACCAGTAAAATGTACTGCCACCATGGTCCACATTGTGGAAACAAGGTACATGAATGTTGACTGTGGGACTTTGCGGTGGCGTCCTTTTGAGGTTAAATTTAAGTGGACGGGTATTCTGTTATCTATCGTAGAATTTCGATAAAGCGAGGGACACATTGCCCAATTGTAAAAGTCTTCCCCGAAGGGTTTTGCTGACAATGCTCAGTGTCattgttgtattttcaaaacaCTGACAGCTGACAGAAAAAAAGTGACATTTTATGACAGTCACAGCAAATTAACCCTTTCCCTACTAAGCCGCCCTGTACCGCCCTGAGAAAATATGCCGCCATTTTCCTATACCGCCCTATACCGCCTTAATGAAATAAACTCCTTTCCTCACCCCTGGAAAGGCTATCTTTGCTCTCTATTGTTTGTAAATTATTTATCAAGCATTGGCCAATCATAATACAGTAACTGCGCATAAATTGTCTTATCTACTCTGTGAAAGTCGCCTTGAAGCGAATATCTGTTATTATGGCGGCATGTTTGGTTCAACCTATGGAGATTTCAAGGGAGGAATATGACAATATTTTCGGTAGCTCAGATGAAGAAATGAGCAACGAAGACTCAGATATTGATGTTAGTGAATTAGAAGATGAAAGCGATGAAAATGATGAGAGTGGAAGCGAGAGTGTGAGTGGAAGCACGAGCGAAAGTGATGAAGCAGTCGAATGGACAGATCGTCTGCAAAACATTCATTTGGAGGACATTACTTCGCCTGTTGGGATCACGTTTGAGATAGGAAATGAAGCCAGAGAGTTAGACGTATTTAAAAAGCTTTTTAATGATGAAATACTCAATGTTATTGTGAGAGAAACAAGCTGCTATGCTCGGCACAAACTGGCAGGCAACGCGCTCGACAAATGGCAAGATGTGACTCTTgaggaaataaaagcttttcTCGGTGTATCTGTTGTGATGGGTGTAAATATTCTTCCATCTATTTCCGATTACTGGTCAAGTAATCAATTTTTAGGGAATGAAGGAATACAAAAAGTGATGACCAAAAATCGGTATGAAAATATCAGcagattttttcatttcagtgattCATCAGTTGAACCAAGGCGAGGAGAAGACGGCTACGATCGACTCTATAAAGTTCGACCAATTTTGTCCCATTTCAATGCAAAAATTCAAGAACTTTACAAACCTGGAAAAAACATATCGGTAGATGAAGGGATGATAGGTTTTAAAGGAAGACTATCTTTTCGCCAATATATGCCAGCAAAGCCAACTAAATATGGTATAAAGGTCTGGATGGCGGCGGATGCTTCGAACGGCTTCGTCATCAATCACGAAGTTTACCTTGGTAAACAACGTGGACGTGTCCTTGCGAATGGCCTCGGGTACAGTGTTGTTATGGAATTGATGAATCCATTTCTTAACAAAAATCACCATGTGTATTTTGATAACTTTTTTCTTCTCCCAAATTGTTGGAAGATCTTCAGAACGAAGGAACATACGCTTGTTCTACAGTTCGTGCTGGTCGTGTCGGATTACCGCCATCTTGGCGTCGAAAGCTAAAGAGAGAAGGTGAAATGATTTGCGAGCAGAAAGGCAACCTTGTTTACACGAAATGGCATGATAAACGTGATGTAAATATTTTGTCAACCAATTTTGACCCCCTTGAGCCAAAAACTGTAAAAGAAAGACAGAAAGACTACTCCTGAGAATGCCCCAGGTCATTTTATCATTTGACGGGAAGGAAATGCTACAAAGAGGCACTGTGTTCAATGCAAGAAAGACGGAAGAAAGACCTCAAGTAATTGAGCGAAGGAGACCATCTATGAGTGTGCTCAATGCGGTATTGCTTTGTGAAAGGATCCTTGTTTTCTTCGGTTTCATTCTTTATAGAAACCCATTCTCACTATAAATTCCAGGTTTTGTGATAACAAaacatttgtaaatatttttttattcatatttgCCTCTGTTGTGAGGATGATAAGTACTTTAGCTAAATTGAACCAATGATATGAGCCTGTTGTAATGGcggcaaattcaaaaatttatttcagcCAAACATTAAGCAATGAACTACACTTATGCGGGACTTACTAGCCACTATTATTGTACAGAATATTGATTAAACACAATCAGACTGCATTTTCTTGTATGATGTAACTCCTGTCTCACTGTACAAATCTATTGAGCATGTATGTTTTGATTTTGAGTCTAGTTCTCCTGCATTGTTCATTAGAAGCCTAGGATTTCAGAGACATTTCCCTTTGGGCGTGGCTAGTAGGGaaagggttaacccattcacacctcaaactcACTAGAACgcttccccattgatgagtaaaatagtctggtgttagacagagtaaaatctataaagtGACGCTTTCACCAACAAACTAAAGCAGGCAAGAGGCCAAGGCTCTCTTGAAAAGTAGCTTCAAAGTGGCCTGTGAATCTGCTTAGGAAGATCTCTCCATCTCTGTTTTAATGATAATTTTGACAGTGATAAAGACTCTTGCCCATAAGGGGTTTCTTTTGACAAGTTGGTGACTGCGAGTGGATGTGTTGAGAGGGAAAGCGAAAGGGAAATAAACGCTGTACCTGACTGTCACCGACAGGTTGAAAGTCTTAAAATTTGAAAAGCATGTGATCAACTGAACCTGGCTTTGCTAAATTATTAGAGGTCAGTTTGAAACTTGGGGAAAATTTCTCTGGAGAGGGTTATATACAAATAGCATTTATAGAGCAGCAACAAACTAGGCAATGGTTAGAGATTAAGTAGGTGGAAAACTGTGAAAACCCCAGAGAAATTAAGGATTCTGTCCTCTTCTGCACTCTATTGAGGAAGCGATGCTTTTGTTACTCCCAGAAAGGTTTTTAAGAGGCATCtataactacatgtactgcAACTACACTGTAGTTATCTAGAGAAGAGTATTGAGTTGGATGAGAAAtgaaaaatactaaggttgagaaTATTTTATTGTTCAAGGGAAGATCATGGTCATGATTAtgcatta
Above is a window of Montipora capricornis isolate CH-2021 chromosome 6, ASM3666992v2, whole genome shotgun sequence DNA encoding:
- the LOC138050528 gene encoding piggyBac transposable element-derived protein 4-like, which codes for MAACLVQPMEISREEYDNIFGSSDEEMSNEDSDIDVSELEDESDENDESGSESVSGSTSESDEAVEWTDRLQNIHLEDITSPVGITFEIGNEARELDVFKKLFNDEILNVIVRETSCYARHKLAGNALDKWQDVTLEEIKAFLGVSVVMGVNILPSISDYWSSNQFLGNEGIQKVMTKNRYENISRFFHFSDSSVEPRRGEDGYDRLYKVRPILSHFNAKIQELYKPGKNISVDEGMIGFKGRLSFRQYMPAKPTKYGIKVWMAADASNGFVINHEVYLGKQRGRVLANGLGYSVVMELMNPFLNKNHHVYFDNFFLLPNCWKIFRTKEHTLVLQFVLVVSDYRHLGVES